The DNA region CCTGGCCTTTATAGGTTTTAGAAAAGTCTTGGGTTATCTCAAAAACCATTTCAGACTTTTCATTAAGATCCATAAAATAGAACGGAAAATAGTTTACCAAAAAAAATAGAAATGGAATAAGGTGAATAGTATCTATTTTTTTAAATGAATTTTCTTCGTACAAAACAGCGCGAACATACAAATAGGAAAGAGGAAATATCAAGAAGGTTATGGGTGCCGGTACTTTGTAGAGATACGGGAAGTAATTAATTACACCATATACGATAAATAGGTAAAAGCTATTACAAATGGCAATCAAAAAAAGAAGAACCGCCAGCAGATGACCCGAAAAAGAATTGTTCTTATTCAGTCGAAAGCGAATAAGAAACGCCGTAAACAGACAAAATAGTACTCCAATAAATTGCAGAATATCTGGTAGCATAAGTTGAGGTTACGGTCATGGCGATGGGAATGTTACAATTACTGAAATCGTAACAGCTGCGATAGCATAGGCTATTAAATTTAGGTCTATTTTGAAAGACAAACAAGCAATTTTATGATAATTCCAGACTACAACAGTGATAAATTCCTGTATAAAGTGAGGAAATGGGGAGAATTAAATCATGACATATGCTTATTGATGTATACGGACCATACCAAAAAAACCGATGACATAATTCTTCCTGACTTTTCAATTATTATTGTAGTACGAGAATATATGGAGTTTACACAGAAATTAAATTGGTTGGAATTCTTTGGTGAAACCAAAGAATATAGCATTACACATACCAACCAAAACAGTATTATTAAAGTGGATTATCAAAATGGTTTAAAAGTCAAGTATGTTATTGTAGAATCAAATACAGAGCAAACCAAGGAGTCTCATGAAAACCATGAAATCTTAATGAAAAAAAATAAAAATAGATAGAAACCCAATAAAAACGCGGGGTCTAAACCATTTAAAAGCTATGCGCGCATAATAATACAACTATATGTGTAGGATTTTACCTAAAAAATATTAGATTTGGGACACAATCTAACTTTTAGTGAAAAAATTAATTTGCCCCTTACTTTTTCTACTATCGTTTAACAGCCTACTCTATTCCCAAGATTACGTCATTTCGGGAACTGTAAAAAGTAGGGAAGATGTTGCTGTTTCTTTCGCCAATGTACTACTACTAAAGGCAACAGATTCTTCCTTGGTTAACGGGACTTCTACGGACGAAGATGGTACGTTTAAAATAAAAGGCATTATTGCAGGAAATTATCTAATTAAAGCCAGCTTTATTGGTAACGAGAGCGCTATGAAAGCGTTTCAACTTGAGTCCGATACGGAGATAGGTTCCTTAATTTTGAATGATACGGACCAAAGGTTAGATGAGGTGGTTGTTACCTCTTCTAAACCCAGACTTGAAAAGAAAATAGACCGATTGGTCTTTAATATTGAAAACACCGCCTACGCAGATGGTGACGTTTGGGACGTACTTAAAATTACTCCAAGTGTTATGGTCATAAACAATAAATTGACCATTAAAGGGAGCAGTGAAATTGGTGTGCTTATCAATGGTCGCAAGGTGAATATTCCTTATGATGATATTGTAAACTTACTCTCGGGCACATCGGCCGCTAATGTGCAGAATATTGAGGTGATAACTAATCCACCCGCTAAGTATAGCGCCGAAAATGATGCGCTCATCAATATTGTGATGAAGAAAAATATAGTTGCCGGCTATAACGGTGCAGTCTATAATAAATATGTTCAAGGCGTGCTACCAAAGCATACGGTAGGTACGAACCACTTTTTTAAAGGAAAGAAAACACAGTTATCGCTTAACTATAGTTTTCAGCGTGATAGAGATGTAATTTATTATACGGACATCACCAATTTTGTTGAAGATGATAATGTTTCTACTTGGACGGAAGAGCAAGAGTATTTAAACAATAAAAAACAACATAATCTTTCCCTTTTCTTTGATTATGATATTAGTGAAAAAACAAGATTGAGCTTTACTACTATAACGCTCTGGCAACCTAACAGACACCGAACCTATGATACGGAAACCGATGTTGCAGGCGATGACCAATTTTCCCGTTTTCTTACCCTAAATAACTCCGAAATTCAAAATCTGAATACTTCTTACTATATAGATTATATACATGACCTGAACGAAAAGGGAGCACAGCTCTCGTTTAATGCCCACTACACCTATTATGATGAGAATAAGGACCAATTAATAGAGTCCACTTTTTATAACACAGATGGAGTACTTTTTGGGAATAACGATTTTACGACCGATTCGGAACAGGAAATCAATTTATATAGCGTTCAGGGAGATTATGAATCGCCCATAGGCAAGTCAGGGAGCTTTGGAACGGGCTTACGCTACGCGGGAATATCCTCAAAGAGCACTATTGACCAACAAGGATTTGATCGGGACCAGCCCGGTATTGACCCTTCTGAGGCCGGGGCTTTTGATTATGACGAGTCTATTTATGCCGCTTATGTCTCCTATTCGGGAAAATGGGATAAATGGAAAGCGAAAACAGGT from Zobellia alginiliquefaciens includes:
- a CDS encoding outer membrane beta-barrel family protein, which codes for MKKLICPLLFLLSFNSLLYSQDYVISGTVKSREDVAVSFANVLLLKATDSSLVNGTSTDEDGTFKIKGIIAGNYLIKASFIGNESAMKAFQLESDTEIGSLILNDTDQRLDEVVVTSSKPRLEKKIDRLVFNIENTAYADGDVWDVLKITPSVMVINNKLTIKGSSEIGVLINGRKVNIPYDDIVNLLSGTSAANVQNIEVITNPPAKYSAENDALINIVMKKNIVAGYNGAVYNKYVQGVLPKHTVGTNHFFKGKKTQLSLNYSFQRDRDVIYYTDITNFVEDDNVSTWTEEQEYLNNKKQHNLSLFFDYDISEKTRLSFTTITLWQPNRHRTYDTETDVAGDDQFSRFLTLNNSEIQNLNTSYYIDYIHDLNEKGAQLSFNAHYTYYDENKDQLIESTFYNTDGVLFGNNDFTTDSEQEINLYSVQGDYESPIGKSGSFGTGLRYAGISSKSTIDQQGFDRDQPGIDPSEAGAFDYDESIYAAYVSYSGKWDKWKAKTGLRAEYAETEGELETENTSNERNNFQLFPSFSIQYLPNKKHNFDLYYFRKITRPRYNDINPFQTFQSTFSTIEGNPELKPSTRYYIAGGYTYDKSYTVELFYKKAKNVLSELIFQNNDNNLLQFISSNVNQESSYGIDFSISKDFTNFYNCYLLTSFYSETFRFTNISTNSLVELDQLGWFVRNSNSFSFLSDRSLTVDLNLIYTTAMLSGNTKVDAFGALNLMVRKTLYDRNLSLSLGIEDIFNQGNQFKQRNYQDQNGTSLKKGENRLLVMGLRYKFGNSKMRDNQKSKRVDERNRI